Proteins from a genomic interval of Trichoderma breve strain T069 chromosome 2, whole genome shotgun sequence:
- a CDS encoding zinc finger, ZZ type domain-containing protein, whose translation MWLSTPSVESLTRPRIAVALVSAIATASIGYYAYQNRINAAQEAVLPGGGLHRSNAIRRSRRRSRGHRPSSSSSSSDVPGDENAEIADNAENQDVPVAQPVGDGETVVDANNDEWWNDPNNYPPQQRAGHNIVSLLFRVSEDNAKRNGCVHRGCQCNSCGMVPIRGVRYRCANCADFDLCETCESQGVHIKTHIFYKIRIPAPPFGPRQMQPVWYTGDPDSCRRNLPRPLITKLTRETGFERPELEAFWEQWTFMANTEWRDDPSDLGIAMDRKTFERCLVPTGGSRHASPNLIHDRMFAFYDDNKDDLIGFSEFLRGLSYRKRKDKLRKVFDGYDLDSDGYVDRRDFLRMFRAYYVLYKQMHKDILDGLEDQLLASSEAQQLVASRQPLSSLFGREGRVPTADGPLAFSGKNFYPDGHVELEPGMEEAVVRDSSDTADRDDILTNLFAYDTDPYSRRRMPPTDDVDTNWRTVRTLTTNDVDRSYFLALMHPPATLDELPGAVAGNNEPDDNATDETSEDGTTDDKEADEDQDHDNPESSGSQRHDSFTTWSQNDKATSRLGSTTTP comes from the exons ATGTGGCTTTCGACTCCATCGGTCGAGTCTCTGACTCGTCCGCGAATCGCCGTTGCTCTCGTTTCGGCCATCGCCACAGCTTCGATCGGATATTATGCCTACCAGAACCGCATCAACGCTGCGCAAGAGGCTGTCCTGCCCGGTGGCGGCCTCCACAGAAGCAACGCCATCCGCCGTAGCCGACGACGATCTCGCGGACATAGACCGAGCTcgagctcttcctcttcagaTGTCCCCGGCGACGAAAACGCCGAAATCGCCGACAATGCTGAAAACCAAGACGTCCCGGTCGCCCAGCCTGTAGGTGATGGCGAGACCGTTGTAGATGCCAATAATGATGAATGGTGGAACGATCCTAACAACTACCCTCCCCAGCAGCGAGCTGGCCACAATATCGTCAGTCTTTTGTTCCGCGTCTCGGAGGATAATGCCAAACGAAATGGCTGTGTCCACAGAGGATGTCAGTGTAATTCATGTGGCATGGTTCCCATTCGAGGTGTTCGCTACCGATGTGCCAATTGTGCCGACTTTGACCTCTGCGAGACGTGCGAATCCCAAGGCGTACACATCAAGACACACATCTTTTACAAAATCCGGATACCTGCACCCCCGTTCGGTCCCAGGCAGATGCAGCCAGTGTGGTACACAGGAGATCCTGACAGTTGTAGGCGTAATCTGCCTAGACCTCTGATCACGAAGCTCACAAGGGAAACGGGATTCGAACGGCCGGAACTCGAGGCATTCTGGGAACAGTGGACGTTCATGGCAAATACTGAATGGAGAGATGATCCCAGTGATCTTGGCATAGCCATGGATCGCAAGACGTTTGAGCGATGCCTTGTACCGACGGGTGGCTCGCGCCATGCCTCTCCAAATTTAATTCACGACCGGATGTTTGCCTTTTATGACGACAACAAAGATGATCTAATTGGGTTTTCCGAATTTCTACGTGGCTTATCCTATCGCAAACGGAAAGACAAGCTGAGGAAAGTCTTTGATGGATACGACCTTGACAGTGACGGCTACGTTGACAGGCGTGACTTCCTTCGCATGTTCCGGGCGTATTATGTCTTATACAAGCAAATGCACAAAGATATCTTAGACGGTCTTGAAGATCAGCTTCTTGCTAGTTCCGAGGCTCAACAGTTAGTCGCTAGTCGTCAGCCCCTGAGCAGTCTGTTCGGACGTGAAGGACGAGTTCCGACAGCCGATGGTCCTCTGGCATTTAGCGGCAAGAATTTTTATCCCGATGGCCACGTTGAGCTGGAGCCCGGAATGGAGGAGGCCGTTGTGCGCGACAGCAGCGACACAGCAGACCGAGATGATATTCTGACCAACCTCTTTGCTTACGACACTGACCCGTATTCACGTCGACGGATGCCACCCACTGATGATGTTGACACCAACTGGCGTACGGTCCGCACCCTCACTACCAATGATGTTGACCGATCATACTTTTTGGCTTTGATGCACCCGCCTGCTACCCTCGATGAGCTGCCCGGAGCAGTCGCGGGTAACAATGAGCCTGACGATAACGCAACCGACGAGACATCGGAAGACGGAACAACGGACGACAAGGAAGCAGATGAGGATCAGGATCACGATAACCCCGAATCTTCCGGATCGCAACGGCACGACTCCTTTACTA CATGGTCCCAGAATGACAAAGCGACGTCAAGACTTGGCTCGACGACAACTCCATGA
- a CDS encoding VIT family domain-containing protein: MSQQPSESSPLLPREPAIEQPWDTKYLTQPDSSSITSSVSSSMDLTDVLRDVIIGFSDGLTVPFALTAGLSSLGSTKLVIMGGMAELFSGMISMGLGAYLAAVTERDHYDSEEKRQLTQAGCSLPQEQRDDIFCILEKYNVSREAAAPLVEELCKSREQWIRFRMDFSLRLEKPNIHRAWISGVTMGLSYFVGGLIPMIPYFVMDKVADALFVSIAVTVVILLGFGYVKNYVAIRNHKAGLWGAIQTLIIGVLAAGTSYILVKALDRTDV; the protein is encoded by the coding sequence ATGTCTCAGCAACCTTCAGAATCATCACCTCTATTACCCAGAGAGCCCGCCATAGAGCAGCCCTGGGACACCAAATACCTAACCCAGCCCGACTCATCCTCAATAACCTCATCCGTCTCCTCAAGCATGGACCTCACAGACGTCCTCCGCGACGTCATCATTGGCTTCTCAGACGGCCTCACCGTCCCCTTCGCCCTCACAGCCggcctctcctccctcggCAGCACAAAGCTCGTCATCATGGGCGGCATGGCCGAGCTCTTCTCGGGAATGATCAGCATGGGCCTGGGCGCCTACCTCGCCGCCGTCACCGAGCGCGACCACTACGACTCCGAGGAGAAGCGCCAGCTCACACAGGCCGGCTGCTCCCTGCCCCAGGAGCAGCGCGACGACATCTTCTGCATCCTGGAAAAGTACAACGTCTCCCGCGAGGCCGCCGCACCgctcgtcgaggagctgtGCAAGAGCCGCGAGCAGTGGATTCGCTTCCGCATGGACTTTTCGCTGCGCCTCGAGAAGCCAAACATTCACCGCGCGTGGATCTCCGGCGTCACCATGGGCCTGAGCTACTTCGTTGGCGGGCTGATCCCCATGATTCCTTACTTCGTCATGGACAAGGTTGCCGACGCACTCTTCGTCTCTATTGCTGTCAcagtcgtcatcctcctggGCTTTGGATACGTCAAGAACTATGTCGCGATTAGGAATCACAAAGCTGGTCTATGGGGCGCTATCCAAACGCTGATAATAGGCgtcttggctgctggaaCGAGCTACATCCTTGTCAAAGCGTTGGACAGAACAGATGTATAA
- a CDS encoding mannosyltransferase (PIG-M) domain-containing protein: MSSSIVSSLLRPAPLFSIAAILRLVLLLYGTWQDAHSAVKYTDIDYLVFTDAARYVSNGLSPYSRETYRYTPLLAWMLVPTAKPHLFSFGKVVFALADLLAGWLIVRVLRKQRGMSAERAGAFAAIWLWNPMVATISTRGSSEGLLGVLTMALLWAVEGKRIGVAGFILGLSVHFKIYPFIYAPAIIWWMDDEHLGKGVSKSPASIVDAVIKFLSPQRIKLTLISLSTFMGLNVLMYYIYGTPFLTHSYFHHVTRIDHRHNFSPYNIFLYLASADPSSSSLHAFLPQLLLSCLFIPFVIAKKDLATSMMAQTFAFVTFNKVCTSQYFLWYMIFLPLYLPGSSMLRVPSRGITALLLWVLGQAAWLQQGYELEFLGVSTFFPGMWLASLAFFLINCWILGIIIGDGAERNIQKVHVM, encoded by the exons atgtcttcttcaattGTCTCCTCGTTACTCCGTCCGGCTCCCCTCTTCTCAATTGCTGCCATCCTCCGCCTCGTTCTTCTCCTCTACGGCACCTGGCAAGACGCCCACTCTGCCGTCAAATACACGGACATCGACTATCTCGTCTTCACAGATGCCGCGCGCTACGTCTCCAATGGCCTCAGTCCGTATTCCAGAGAGACATACCGGTACACGCCACTCCTCGCATGGATGCTAGTTCCCACCGCCAAGCCgcatctcttctcctttggcaAGGTCGTCTTTGCTCTGGCAGACCTGCTTGCCGGATGGTTGATCGTCAGGGTGCTAAGGAAGCAGAGGGGCATGAGCGCCGAGAGAGCCGGTGCATTTGCCGCAATATGGCTTTGGAATCCCATGGTGGCGACTATCAGCACCAGAGGCAGCTCCGAGGGCTTGCTGGGCGTTTTgacaatggccttgttgTGGGCTGTGGAAGGGAAGAGGATTGGAGTGGCGGGCTTCATCTTGGGGTTGAGCGTTCATTTCAAGATTTACCCCTTTATTTATGCTCCCGCGATTATCTGGTGGATGGATGATGAGCATCTGGGCAAGGGAGTATCTAAATCACCGGCTTCAATTGTTGACGCTGTAATCAAGTTCCTCTCCCCCCAAAGGATAAAACTCACCCTCATCAGCTTATCGACATTTATGGGACTCAACGTCCTCATGTATTATAT TTACGGCACCCCATTCCTCACCCACTCTTACTTCCATCACGTCACTCGCATTGATCATCGCCACAACTTCTCGCCTtacaacatcttcctctATCTCGCATCCGCCGACCCATCGTCCAGCTCCCTCCATGCATTCCTGCCCCAATTGCTCCTCTCATGCCTCTTTATACCCTTTGTCATTGCCAAGAAGGATCTTGCCACGTCCATGATGGCGCAGACTTTTGCCTTTGTCACCTTTAACAAAGTTTGCACCTCACAG TATTTCCTATGGTACATGATCTTCCTACCTCTCTACCTTCCCGGATCATCTATGCTTCGTGTCCCTAGCCGCGGCATCACGGCGCTTTTGCTTTGGGTTTTGGGCCAGGCCGCTTGGCTACAGCAAGGGTATGAGCTAGAATTTCTAGGGGTCAGTACCTTCTTCCCTGGCATGTGGCTGGCctcattggcctttttcctCATCAATTGCTGGATATTGGGCATAATTATCGGCGATGGGGCAGAGAGGAATATTCAAAAGGTGCATGTGATGTAA
- a CDS encoding metal binding domain of ada domain-containing protein: MGLPAMGIPIPLFLDDDSKWQAVQSRDPDADGFFVYGVRTTKVFCRPTCKARLARRANVRFYVSGEEAKQNGFRACKRCKPEVLGLMPEEEAVQKIRAFVRHQQAVSDGNRDMGEMKMSLSQMAKKTGLSKWHFHRVFKKCVGITPVEYLKTLRDMAASLSPGTGSESGLSWTDQLDLVQLDDMDFDFGFLNDPLALDPKADCAEVPASNACPLFTLDDILVWPENLPTK, encoded by the coding sequence ATGGGTCTGCCAGCCATGGGTATTCCTATTCCCCTCTTCCTGGACGACGACTCAAAATGGCAAGCTGTCCAGTCACGCGATCCCGATGCCgacggcttctttgtctaCGGAGTCCGCACCACAAAGGTCTTCTGCCGTCCAACCTGCAAAGCTAGGCTGGCTCGCCGTGCAAATGTGCGCTTCTACGTCTCGGGagaggaggccaagcagaaCGGCTTTAGAGCCTGCAAGCGATGTAAGCCCGAGGTGTTGGGCCTGATGCCTGAGGAGGAAGCAGTGCAAAAGATCCGGGCTTTTGTGCGGCATCAACAGGCTGTCAGCGACGGGAACCGGGATAtgggggagatgaagatgagcctGAGTCaaatggcgaagaagacgggtTTGTCCAAGTGGCATTTCCACCGCGTCTTCAAGAAGTGCGTGGGCATCACACCCGTGGAATACTTGAAGACACTACGAGACATGGCCGCCAGCTTGAGTCCCGGGACTGGGAGTGAGAGTGGATTGAGCTGGACAGATCAGCTCGACCTGGTCCAACTCGACGACATGGACTTCGACTTTGGATTTCTCAACGACCCCTTGGCCCTCGACCCGAAAGCCGATTGCGCAGAAGTGCCAGCCTCGAATGCTTGCCCGCTTTTCACTTTGGACGATATCTTGGTGTGGCCGGAGAATTTGCCAACAAAGTAA
- a CDS encoding translin family domain-containing protein: MAGGVKRDRDGNARAKPTQDLPRGRFHSMFENFRDELDEHYDRRERVIKVSRDVTAQSKKIIFTLQRVRELNKDFPKGIQQDVDTRLGEISKLLSTITADVQSINRYRYGYSMKCLEELVEALSFAHYLRHQKVITLEETQAATPADVVLTPHDYMYGLFDLFGELMRFATVTTAQSGELVGDYDRNILSDIQELGCAFELLPQIPTKDFRNKMEVMRQSINKVEKLGYGLVVRGSERPKGWVPDMKDDDPRPSSPV, from the exons ATGGCTGGGGGCGTCAAGAGAGACCGCGATGGCAATGCTCGTGCTAAGCCCACGCAGGATTTGCCGCGGGGCAGGTTCCATTCCATGTTTGAAAACTTCCGAGATGAGCTGGACGAGCATTACGATCGCAGGGAGCGCGTCATCAAGGTGTCTAGAGACGTGACGGCacagagcaagaagat CATTTTCACATTACAAAg AGTTAGAGAACTCAACAAAGATTTCCCCAAAGGGATACAGCAGGACGTTGATACACGCCTTGGCGAAATCTCAAAGCTCCTCTCAACCATCACCGCTGACGTGCAGTCCATCAACCGCTATCGCTACGGCTATTCCATGAAGTGCTTGGAGGAGCTCGTCGAGGCACTCTCCTTCGCACACTACCTACGGCATCAGAAGGTCATCACGCTAGAAGAGACGCAGGCAGCCACTCCCGCCGACGTTGTGCTGACGCCGCATGACTATATGTATGGCCTGTTTGACCTGTTTGGAGAGCTGATGCGGTTTGCAACGGTCACGACGGCACAATCGGGTGAGCTGGTTGGTGATTACGACAGAAACATTCTTAGTGACATACAGGAGCTTGGCTGCGCGTttgagctgctgcctcaGATCCCGACCAAGGATTTTCGTAACAAGATGGAGGTTATGCGGCagagcatcaacaaggtcgagaagctgggctATGGTCTTGTCGTAAGGGGCAGTGAACGGCCTAAGGGGTGGGTTCCTGACATGAAAGATGACGATCCCCGACCTTCATCGCCTGTGTGA